The Cytobacillus firmus genome segment ATATACAAAACAAATCACCGAAAAAACAAGCTGGCTGCTTTGGGATATTGGTGTGGGAAAACGATCACCAGAAGAAGTAGGAATTAGCCGGCCGAAAGAGTGATAGAAAGGAGAAAAGATGCGGATAAATAAAGATTATCTTTTGGCGGGCATTGTTTTCGCGATTGGTCTCTTTTTTGTAATAGGCAGCTATAATTTCCCGCCAGGAGAACATTTTTTAAATTCATCTCGTTCATTTCCCATGCTGCTCGGCTATAGTTTGATAGGTTTATCAATCTGGCAGTTTGCCCAAACGTTCAGAAAGAAAAAAGAGGAGGAAGAGGAAACGGCTTCTGCCTCCATTCAGGAAGTTAAAAGAGGGATAGTCTATCTGCTTTTAACAGTTGTTTATATCTTTCTGTTAATACCTTTCATAGGGTTTCTGTATTCTACTTTAATCTTTTTACTCATTGGAATGCTCTATTATAAGGAAGTTCGATGGTATACGGCCACATTAGTATCCATAGGGATGATTGGATTCATCTATGTGGTGTTTGAAAAACTCATGTATATTCGATTACCTTGAAAAACGAAATTATTATTTACTCTCTTACATGATCCAATGATTCAATGAAAGACGAGGAGACAGGATTTAAAGAATTCGCTGTAAAAGGAAATCAAATAATAGATATGGCGGTGATTTAAATGAGGATAAAGCAAACAATTGAAAGAGTTCCCGGAGGGCTGATGGTCATCCCGCTGATGCTTGGCGCTTTATTTAATACGATTGATCAGCTTCACATTCCATTTATAATGAATTTCCTTAAAAGCATAGGGGTATCGCCGGTTGAAGAAGGAATTTATGAGTTTATGAAAATCGGAGGATTCTCGGAAGCACTCTTTAAGACAGGAACGTTAACGCTCATTGGCTTGTTCTTATTTTGTGCAGGCAGCCAGATGAATTTGCGGGTAGGCGGAAAGGCCTTAAAGAAAGGAATTCTATTAACAGGAAGCAAGTGCTTGACAGGGATTGCCATCGGTATTTTATTTGGGGTGTTTTTTGACCCAATGGACGGTCTGCTTGGATTATCTACTCTGGCCATTATTGCCGCTATGACCAATGGGAATGAAGGAATGTATGCAGTGTTGACAGGGCAATACGGAAACCGGTCAGATGTTGGGGCCATTTCCGTCCTGACTCTGAATGACGGTCCTTTTTTCACCATGCTGGCTTTGGGGATGGTTGGCGTTAATTTTCCTTTAATCGCATTCATAGCTGTCTTGCTTCCAATCGCTTTAGGAATGCTGTTAGGGAATCTGGATGAAGATATTCGGGAGTTTTTAAAGCCTGGAGAAACGCTGCTTGTACCATTCTTTGCTTTCTGTCTTGGAGCAGGGATGAATTTTATGAGTTTCTTTAATCCTGAAGCTGTTTGGGGAGGTTTAGCTCTCGGGTTTGCCACAGTCATTTTTACCGCATTAACAGGAATCCTGGTTTATAGGCTATTTGGAGAAAAAAGTACGATTGGCCCTGTTGCAGAAGCATCGACTGCCGGGAACGCAGTGGGGACACCTGCTGCAATCGCAGCGGCAGCATCAGTGGCAGCGGGTGCAGGTCTGATGACGGTGGAAAAGGCTCGAAGTTTTCAGGAAATTGCCAATTTAGCCACAATACAAATTTCCATTTCTACTATTACTACCTCGATATTATGCCCAATAGCCGTCATTTTATGGGATAAGTATCAAAGAAGCAAAGGCATAGATGGACGTCTGGAGGATATACCCAGGAAAAAAATAAAAATCTCTGCTGAGCTCGAACAGGAATCTTAGAAGGGTGATGAAAAGGTTGGAAAAAATTCATGCTGAAATATCCGATTTTATTTGCACCATTACCATTAAAAACCCGCCAATGAATATTTTGACGAAAGAGTTTCGGCAGGAGTTTGTTCCTTATATGGAGGAGCTTAAAACCTCTTCGGATGTCAGGGTTATTGTCCTTACTGGAGAAGGGGATCGGGCATTTTGCGCAGGAGCCGATTTAAACGAAGAAGGAGAGCTGACACCTGAATCCGTCAGGCACTTCTTAGAAGAAGATTGCAGAATTTACGATATTGTCAATGAAATGCCCCAGCCTGTCATTGCCGCAGTTAATGGCTATGCGTTTGGCGGAGGGTTCGAGCTTGCCTTAGCCTGTGATATCCGTATCATTTCGGAACGTGCGAAGCTATGTGCAGCAGGGGTAAAGGTTGGACTGGTTGTGGGACCAACCCGGTTAGTAAGACTGCTGGGTGAAGCATATGCCAAAGAAGTGATTTTGACAGGCAGAACCATAACAGCTGAGGAAGCATTTCAAAGAGGGCTGGCCAGCAGAGTGGTATCTCATGACAAGCTGCTGGCAGAAGCGCAGGAATGGGCACAGCTGATTGCTTCCCGTGCTCCAATCGCAGTAAGACATGCTAAGAACACAATTCAGAAGACCATGGATGCAGAGTGGCAGGAAGC includes the following:
- a CDS encoding tripartite tricarboxylate transporter TctB family protein, which encodes MRINKDYLLAGIVFAIGLFFVIGSYNFPPGEHFLNSSRSFPMLLGYSLIGLSIWQFAQTFRKKKEEEEETASASIQEVKRGIVYLLLTVVYIFLLIPFIGFLYSTLIFLLIGMLYYKEVRWYTATLVSIGMIGFIYVVFEKLMYIRLP
- a CDS encoding enoyl-CoA hydratase/isomerase family protein, which translates into the protein MEKIHAEISDFICTITIKNPPMNILTKEFRQEFVPYMEELKTSSDVRVIVLTGEGDRAFCAGADLNEEGELTPESVRHFLEEDCRIYDIVNEMPQPVIAAVNGYAFGGGFELALACDIRIISERAKLCAAGVKVGLVVGPTRLVRLLGEAYAKEVILTGRTITAEEAFQRGLASRVVSHDKLLAEAQEWAQLIASRAPIAVRHAKNTIQKTMDAEWQEAMKQELDAFIECQDTWDHKHAIESFFNKKPPVFKGI
- a CDS encoding 2-keto-3-deoxygluconate permease: MRIKQTIERVPGGLMVIPLMLGALFNTIDQLHIPFIMNFLKSIGVSPVEEGIYEFMKIGGFSEALFKTGTLTLIGLFLFCAGSQMNLRVGGKALKKGILLTGSKCLTGIAIGILFGVFFDPMDGLLGLSTLAIIAAMTNGNEGMYAVLTGQYGNRSDVGAISVLTLNDGPFFTMLALGMVGVNFPLIAFIAVLLPIALGMLLGNLDEDIREFLKPGETLLVPFFAFCLGAGMNFMSFFNPEAVWGGLALGFATVIFTALTGILVYRLFGEKSTIGPVAEASTAGNAVGTPAAIAAAASVAAGAGLMTVEKARSFQEIANLATIQISISTITTSILCPIAVILWDKYQRSKGIDGRLEDIPRKKIKISAELEQES